The Streptomyces achromogenes DNA segment CCGACGTCACCGGGAAAGCTCGCCGGCTCGGTGTGGCCGCGAGGATCGGCGAAGTACTCCGGCCGGTACTCCATCGCCCAGGCCCCGAAGGCGTCGTACTCGGTGGTGGTGAGGACGGCGTCGAACCACGGCACGGGCACTCCGTCACCGAAGTCCCGGGTCTGGAGGAATCCGACGGGGTCGGGGACCCCCTCGCTCTTCAGTCGCTCGGTGACCGTCGCCAGGTCTCCCGCTCGTTCGGTCGACAGGCCCAGTCCGGCGGAGCCGAGGGTGCCGTCCTGGCCGGCGATGTCACCGACTCCGAACAGTTCCAGATAGGTCTCGCGGCCCATCAGATAGCGGCCGGTCCAGGTCTGACCGCCGGTCCCGGTCGTGGTGCGGACCTGGAAGTCGGCGAAGCCCGGGAGATAGGCGGAGTGTTCGATGGCGTCGGCGGTCTCCCGGTCGAGGACCCCGTAGGAGTGGTTGTAGAACAGCAGTTGCCGGTCGTTCGCGGGTCTGCTCCCGTCGGCCTGTGCCGTCCCCACGCCACCCCCGATCGCTCCGGCGAGGGTCACAGCGAGCACGACGATCATCCGTACGGTCCGACGCATCAGCATGCGAGCGATCGTAGGACGGGGAGGACTCGACCGTGGTTCTTTTCGAACGACGGCGAAACGCCTGACGCATGACGTTCCACAAGGCGCTCCGTACGGCACCGCCCCGCGACGGTGCACGCCCGGTCAGCCTCAGGTCGCACGCGTGCCGCGCCCGTACGACCTCAGCTCCACGTCAGGCCTCGCTCGCGACCCTTTCTGTCATTTGCGCCAGAACAGGTGATGCGTCACTCCGCTCGGGCTGGGCACGACTTCCCTGTGGAACCGGTCCAGCAGCTCTTCGGGCGAGTCCCAGAGGCGGAGCCCAGACCCGAGCTTCACCGGTGCGACGACCACGTGCATGGTGTCGACGAGGTCGGCGTCGAGGAACTCCCGGACGGTGGTCACGCCGCCGCCGAGCCGGACGTCCTTGCCCTGCGCGGCCTCCCGTGCCTCTGCGAGAACGGTGACGGGGTCGCCGTCCACGAAATGGAACGTGGTGTCGGAGAGCGTGAACGACGGACGCTTGTGGTGGGTCAGGACGAACACCGGCGTGTGGAAGGGCGGCTCGTCACCCCACCAGCCGCGCCAATCGTGGTCCTGCCACGGGCCGCGCTGGGGTCCGAACTTGTTGCGGCCCATGATCTCGGCGCCGATGTTGTGGCTGAAGTCCCGGGCGAAGTAGTCGTCGAGGCCCCGGCTTCCCCCGGGCTCGGTGCGGTTGGGCCAGCTCGCCGTGGCGCCGGCCCAGGCGAAGAGCCTTCCCGGATCGATGTCGTGGCCGAAGGGCCGCTCCAGGCTCTGGTCCTCGCCTGCGGCGACGCCGTCGCTCGAGATGGTGAAGTTCTGCACTCGCAGCAGCTGATCCATGTGCTTCCTCATCAGGTCCTGTCGCCTCCTCGTAAGGCGATGCGCCCTACGTCAGGATGTCGAACGGGCCGTGGCCGAATCGACAGCCGCGCCTGAGTTCTTCCAAAACGTTTCCCGCGCGACCGCTCACCTGTGTCGTTCGGCGGCATCGCGGTGCCCACCGGCGCGGTGCCGAGCCGCCAAGAGGCGCACGGACGACATCGCCCGCGCGGGGCGGCACATCAGGCCTTGCAGGGCGGGGGCGACCGGCGTTCTGGGCTCGCCCTCTGCTGAGGCGTCGTACCCCCGCGGCGGCCGCCCGGCTCACTGGCCGTCCGGCGATCACTCGCTCATCCGCTGCTCACGGCACGCGGCACCTGCCCCCTGGACGAGTAGCGGGGCACCGGTCACGAAGAGGTCCGTCAGGACGCAGCGCGCCCGCGAATCTATCGCCGCAGATGGGCCTCGGCTGCCCGATGATCACAAGGTCTTGGGTATGTCGTGGACCGGAAGCGTCGGCTTGGACGTGTGTGCTCTCGTGTGCCGTGGCAACCGGGTTCTCAGTGACGATCACTTCGTCTTCTTCAACAACCCTCAGACGCCGGACGGCTCAGTGCGTGCTCTACCCGCCACTGCGCCTGACAAGGCCGCGATCTGTGTCTCCTTCGACGGGTTGCCCGATGAGGCCGACCGGTTCGTACTCGTGGCAGCCATTGACCCGGAGGTCAACCCGGACGCCGACCTCTCTGGTTTCACGGACGCGTTTATCCGCCTGCTCGACCCGGAGCTAGCCGAGATGGGACGGCTTGAGGTCTCGGACGGCCGGTCGCAGGAAACCGCCTTGGTGCTTGGCTCCTTCCGCCGAAGGACGAACGGAGACTGGGACTTCGTGCTGGGAGGCAAGGGCTACACGGGTGGCTTGGGGGAACTCGTTCAGGATTTCGGCATCGAGGTGGAGTAGCTCGGCCTGGTTCCAGAGCTGCTGCGCCGCATGAAAATCCGTGGAACCTGACGACACGCGGCTGATCACCCCGGCCGGAACGAACCCAGGGCGCCTTGTCCCGACAAGGATCGCCCTGGCACCGAAGACCACCAATGACCACCGCGTGAATTCGGGCGCCTGAAGACACGGCGTGGCACCAACACCTCGGACGCTGCTGCCGCCGACAGGTGCCTCGTCGGCACGAGCGGCGGTCGAAAATCGGTGGCCTCCTGACCTGGCCGACTCCACGCTGTACGCCATGGAAGAACCGCACCACAGGATCCGCGCGCTTCACACGGCATCCACCATCACCGTCTACCAGGCGTACTCCCCTGAAATCGGACTGCCCGCCATCCGCGACGGCCGTTTTCCCGCCGCGTGGAAGCCTGACCGCATGACCTGGATCAAGCCCAGTTTCATGTGGATGATGTACCGATCCAACTGGGGCACGAGCACCGGGCAGGAGACCGTCCTTGCCATCGAGATCACTCGCGACGGCTTCGACTGGGCGCTGCGCCACGCCTGCCTGTCGAGTTACGTCCGCGGACTTCATCCCGATCGCGGCACCTGGCAGCGTGACCTCAAGCGCACACCGGCCCGTGTCCAATGGGATCCCGAACGCGATCTGCATCTGCGTCCCCTGCCGCACCGCTCGCTGCAACTGGGGCTCTCGGGCGAGGCATCGTCGCGTTACGCGAACGAGTGGATCGTGTCCATCAGTGACGTGACCCCGCTCGCCCACGAGATGCACGCGCTCGTCAGCAGCGGTGAACTGGACTCAGCAACCCGGCTTCTCCCCCGGGAACAGGAATACCCCGCCAGTGACGAACTACTGGCCCACCTGCGTCCCTGACCGGCAGTCCGGCCACAACGGCCGGCATCACCCACGGGTCACACCGCACCACATGCTCGCCAGGTCGGGGGCAGACAAGGTGGCTTCCCACCGCGGGGACGCTGTCCGTCGAAGAGCACCTCGCCGGCAGCCGTTCACAGTCATGTCAGCAGCATGAATAGGTCTGTGAACGCGGCTTGATGACTCACGTCAAGCCTTGCTCACAGACCTTTCCGCGACGCCGACTCTGTGCCGCTTGCGCGGAGATCCTGCCGTTCTCAAAGCTGGCTCTCGTCCCGGACCACCCAGCCCGCACCCAACTCGCGGCGCAGAGCCTCCAAGGCGGTGTGCGCCTGCTCCTTGAAGACCTGCCATTCCTCATCGGACCACGGCGACGGATTCGGTGGGTAGTCCCAGTCGATCGACGATTGATACGACCTGGACAACCTCGCCAGCTCGGCCCGGGTAGCCGGGCTGATGGGCAGTCGCTCCAGCTCGCAGGGATACCCGTACGGGCTGCCCATGTCCTCCGGCCACAACGGAGTGTCTACGCCGGCCTCGAAGAAGAACCGCAGATGGTGAATCACACGGCATCCTCTCAGAGGTCCGCTGAGTCACCACCCGCAGAGACGCGGCTACCGCCCGGAGCCAGGCAGTCGAGAGGATCAGGGCATGGCAGCGTCCGACGAACATCCCCCCGACGGCTGGGCCTTCCTCGGAGTCGGAGACCCGTTCCTGGTTGTCCACGACGAACAGCGCGGCCTTCTGGCCGTGGCGGGCACGGACGCACACACCAGAGCCACGCCGGTCGCGGTCTACAACATCCGTTCATTTACCCGCCGTGTGTTCATTCGCTCACGCTTCCCCGTGCACGCACTGGCCTTCCACCCTCGGCGTCCCCTGCTCGCGATAGGCACCGGCAGGTACGACGGTGGCTACTTCTTCGAGGGGGAGCTACTACTTCTGCACTTGAAAACAGGCGCGGTCACTTCTCTCATCGAGAACGAGTTCGGTCGTCAGGTTCTCGGGCTGGAGTGGCTCGACGAACGGTCGCTGCGTGTCCTCATGGCACCGCCGGACGACTGGCAGGACGAAGCGGCGCACGAGAACGGACACGTCGCCGTGGTGGACCGAGCCGACTGGACGGCCGTCCCCGCCCGGTCACTCAGCGGTCGGGACCTGGCTGGCCCAAGGACCCCCGCACCGCGTCCCGAGCCCCGCGAGGCAGCGCAGCGAGCGGTCGCCACACTGCGAACCCTCTGGCAAGCCCGACGAGCCGAGGCTTCGGGAGAGCTGTGAAGGTCCACCTATGTCACCAGGACGACACGATGCACCCTGGTCACGGATGGAGTCTGTGAACGCGGCTTGGTGACCCACGTCATGCGTTCCCGGCTCCAGGCCGGGGGGAAGCGGCCGCCGCGAGGCCGACGCCCGGGCGGTAGGCCTGGTAGACGGTGACGGTCGCCTCGGTGTGGAGCGCGCGGATACGGAACTTCGGTTCCTGCTGGGCGGTTCGGTCATCACCGTGGTTCCGGTCGGGCGCGTTCTTCGGTCTGTTCTCCTCGTTCACGGTGGCAGCCTGACCGCCCGCTCGTCCGTCGGGCCACCGAATTACGCCATGCCCGCACCGATCCCGGCACAGACCTTGGCTGAGCAGCCCGCATGCCCAACACTCGGGCCCATGACGCAGCGTGTGGAGCTCGCCGCCGTGATGGACCGGCTGGCCGTCGACGGATTGCTCACCGACTACGCGGTGGCGGTCGACGACGGGGACTGGACGGCGTACCGCGACCTGTTCACCCCTGACGGGCGGGCGGACTACCGCTCGGCCGGGGGCATCGAGGGGGATGCCGGGAGCGTCGCCTCCTGGCTCGCGGAGAATCTGCGGCTGTTCGCGATGCGGCAGCATCTCATCGTCAACCGCCGGGTGCGTTTCGGGATCCTGGAGCAGGACGCGGGCGACACCGCCCGGGTGCAGGCCGACTACGTCAATCCGATGCGGTTCGCGGCCCAGGAGAACGGGTCGCCGCCCGGGGAGCCGGATTTCGTGTGCGGGGGCCGGTACTCCTTCTTTCTGCTGCGGACGCACGACGGCTGGCGGGTGCGGGAGGTCGCCGTACAGGAGAAGTGGCGGCGCATGTCCGGTTGAGCCGCGTCGACACGAGCCGCCGCGTCCCGACGGGCCAGGCGTCCCGACGGGCCAGGATCGCGTGGATGCGAGGTGCCGGGTTCGGCCAAGTCCGGGAAACGCCCTGTCCGAGATCGTTCGCGGAGCGCACACTGAAGCTCAGCGCGGGTAGGGAGGTGTCGTATGAAGACGCTCGGACACTGGCTCACCTCCCCCCGGCGGCGTACGGCCGTGGCGGCCCTCGCGGGCGCGCTGCCCGTGGCGGCCTTCCCGGCGCCCGCCCTGTGGTGGTGGGCGTATCTCGCGCTCGTCCCCTGGATCCTGCTCATCCGCTCCGCGCCGACGTTGCGGCGGGCCGCGTACGACGGCTGGAGCGGCGGGTTCGGATTCATGCTGGCCATGCACCACTGGCTGTTGCCGGACCTGCATGTGTTCACGCTCGTCATCGCCGCGCTGCTGGGCGGCCTGTGGGCGCCGTGGGGCTGGCTGGTGCACCGGTTCCTGGCGGACGACGCCGTCCCCACCCGGGGCCGGGTACTGGGCGCGCTCCTCGTCCTGCCCTCCGGCTGGCTGGCCGTCGAACTCGTCCGCTCCTGGCAGGGGCTCGGCGGGCCGTGGGGCATGCTGGGGGCCAGCCAGTGGCAGGTGGAGCCGGCGTTGCGGCTCGCCTCGGCCGGCGGGGTGTGGCTGCTCAGCTTCCTGGTGGTGGCGGTCAACGTGGCGGCGGCCGTGCTGATCGCGCTGCCCGCCTCCCGGGCGCCGGCCGTCGCCGGGCTCGTGGCCACCGCCGCCACCGCCTCGGCCGCGTGGGTGTGGGCGCCGCAGCCCGACGGCGAGGGGCGGGCCCGGATCGCGGTCGTGCAACCCGGGGTGATCGACGGACCCGACCTGCGTTTCGACCGCGAGGAGCAGTTGACCCGCCGGTTGGTCGGGCAGGACGTCGATCTGATCGTCTGGGGCGAGAGCAGCGTCGGGTACGACCTCGCCGAGCGGCCCGATCTGGCCGAGCGGCTCGCGACGTTGTCCCGGGCGACCGGCGCCGACATCCTCGTCAACGTGGACGCCCGCCGCTCCGACCGGCCCGGCATCTACAAGAGCTCGATCCTCGTCGGCCCGGACGGCCCGACCGGCGACCGGTACGACAAGATGCGACTGGTGCCGTTCGGCGAGTACATACCGGCGCGTTCCCTGCTGGGCTGGGCCACGTCCGTCGGCAAGGCGGCCGGCGAGGACCGGCGGCGCGGCGCCGGACAGGTCGTGATGCACGCCGGCCCCGGGCTGCGCGTCGGACCGATGGTGTGCTTCGAGACGGCGTTCCCCGACATGAGCCGCAGCCTCGCCGAGGACGGCGCGGACGTCCTCGTCGCGCAGTCGTCGACCTCCTCGTTCCAGCACAGCTGGGCGCCCGCTCAGCACGCCTCGCTGGGCGCGCTGCGCGCGGCCGAGACGGGGCGGCCGTTCGTCCACTCGACGCTCACCGGCGTCTCGGCCGTGTACGACGCGAGCGGCCGGCGCATCGGCTCCTGGCTGGGCACGGAGGCGAGCGCGACGGCCGTCTACGAGGTCCCGCTCGCCGACGGCGTCACCCCGTACGTGCGCTACGGGGACTGGCCGGTGCATCTGGCCCTGCTGGTGCTCGCCGCCATGGCGCTCTCGGAGGGCGCGCGGACGGTCAGGCTGCGGCGGACCGCTGCCGCACCGCTCGGACCACCCGCTCGCACAGTTCGTGAGTCGCCAGCGCGTCCCGGGCGCTGAGCACCCTGCCCTCGCGCACGGCGTCCAGGAACGCGAACACCGCCTGCTCGATGCCGCGCTGTCGGGACACCGGGACCCAGTCGCCGCGCCGGCGCACGCTCGGCTGCCCCTTGTGGTCGATGACCTCGGCGAGATTGACGACCTGCCGCTTGGTGTCCTGCCCGGACACCTCCAGGATCTCCTCGTTCGAACCGCTGAGCCGGTTCATCACGCCCAGCGCGGTGAAGCCCTCGCCGGCCAGTTGGAGGACCACATGGTGCAGCAGCCCGTCCTCGACCCGGGCGCGCACGGTCACGTCGTCGACCGGTCCGGGCACCAGGAAGCGCAGCGTGTCGACGACGTGGATGAAGTCGTCGAGGACCATGACGCGCGGCTCTTCGGGCAGCCCGATCCGGTTCTTCTGCATGAGGATCAGCTCACGCGGATGGTCGGCGCACTGCGCGTAGCCGGGCGCGAAGCGCCGGTTGAAGCCGACGGCGAGAGTCGTGCCGCGCTCCTCCGCGAGCTCCACGAGCCGTAGGGAGTCGGCCAGTTCGTAGGCGAGAGGCTTGTCGACGTACGTCGGGACGCCCGCTTCCAGCAACCGGGCGACGATCTCGGGGTGGGCTGCGGTCGGCGCGTGCACGAAGGCCGCGTCCAGACCGGCGGCGAGGAGCGCGTCGAGGTCGCGGTGACGCTGCTCGCGGGGCACGCGGAGGGTGTCGGCGACCCGGTCGAGGGTGGCCCGGGTGCGGGTCTGCAGGTGGAGCTCGATCCCGGGCCGCGCGCCGAGGACCGGCAGATACGCCTTCTGCGCGATGTCTCCGAGTCCGATGCAGCCGACCTTCACGGGAGCTCCCTCACTGCTTGTCCGCCTGCACGGCAGCATACGACCCCGTCCCGGGCGTCGGACCGCCGGTCCGCCGGGGCGGGTAACGCCGTACCGCCGACGGCACCCGCACGGCGAGCGGGGACGCGGGGCGGGGCGGGCCGACCTCGACAGCCGCACACAGCCCCCGCGGTCGCCTGAAAACCCGTGGTGACGGCGGCCTGCGTGAACGACCATACGAGGATGACGACGCAGCGCACCGAACCCGCCCAGAACGCCGACGAACGCACCATGCTGGAAGGCTGGCTCGACTACCACCGGCAGACGCTGGCGTGGAAGTGCGAGGGTCTCAGCGACGCGCAGCTGCGCACCGCGTCGGCGCCGCCGTCCGAGCTGTCGCTCATGGGCCTGGTGCGGCACATGGCCGAGGTGGAGCGCGGCTGGTTCCGCAAGGTCCTGGTGGGCGACGACCCCGGCCCCATCTACTTCAGCGAGGACGATCCCGACGGCGAGTTCCACCTCACCGAGCAGGACACCTGGGACCACGCGCACGCCGTCTGGCAGGCCGAGATCGAGGTGGCGCGGCAGAACGCGGCAGGCTTCGCCCTCGACGATCTCTCCCACGGCAAGAGCAGGTCCACCGACGAGCCGTTCAACCTGCGGTGGATCTACACGCACATGATCGAGGAGTACGCCCGGCACAACGGCCACGCCGACCTGCTCCGCGAGCGCGTCGACGGCGCCACGGGGGAATGACGTCAGCACGGGCGGACCGGCTCCCTCGCAAGAGGTCCGAGATCACCCGTGCGGGGCAACCTACGCCCGTCCGCTGTCGCGCGGGCGGCCGGAACCACCAGAGTTGCGCGGGTGCATCGATCGACGACGACCACCGCGACGCTTCTGGCCGCCATGGCCTTCTCGGCGCTGTCCGGATGCGTGACCGTCCAGCATCCGACCGCGCCCGGCCCGGCCGCCACCCCGGCCCGGCCGCCCCTGCCGGGGCCGGACGGCCGGCCCGGGACGCAGGTCGTGCAGGCGCCGGCCCGTGAGGCGCTGGAGATGGCGGGCCCGCCCCGCGAGCAGGAGCCGGCCGCCCCGTCGGCCGAGCGGCCGCGGACGGCGGCGGGCGGACTCGAGTCCGGCTCCCGTTCCCGCCCGCACGCGCGGCCGGACCGGCCGGAGCATCGGCGGCGCTCACAGCCGCGCGTGGAGATCCCGGACGTGGCGGCCGAGGTGCGCCGCAACACCGACGTCTGCGCACTCGGCGAGACCTACGGCGGCTGGCGGGAGGACAGTCCCGAGGCGGTGATCTGCGAGCAGACCTACCGGCGGTGACGCAACGCCGCGAGCCCTCGCCCGTTCGTCGCCCCCTCGCTCGCCCACCTCCCCCGCTCGTCGCCCCTGCTCCGCCTCATCCGGTCCCGTCCCGGTCCCAGTCGCCCCGCCCCTCCCCCAGCCTGAGCTCCATCCTGCTGATCGCAGCCCGCACGCCGTCCCCGTAGCTGTCGTCGGCCAGGGCCACGGCCGCTCTGCGCGCCCTGCGGACGTGGGTGCGGGCGGCCTCGGCGCGGTCGAGCTTGACGTAGTCCGCCGCGAGGTTGAGATGCAGCGACGGGTACAGCGCGCGGGCCGCGGCCGAGCCCGCCTGCTCCTCCGCCGCCGTGAGCGCCCGCAGATCCCACGCGAGTTCGTCCGAAGGGTCGTCGTGGGTGTCGGCCAGGTAGTGGGCGAGGGTGCAGCGGTGCAGCGGATCGCCGCCCTCGCCGAGCTCCGACCACAGGTCGAGCAGCCGGCTGCGGGCCTCCTCGCGGTCTCCCCCGTGGTGCAGCATCACGACCTGCCCGATCCGCGTCAGCAGGGCGTCCGGCGCCGTCTGCCCCTGTCGCTCCGCCACCTCGGCCTCCTTGCGTCGTTGCGACGACGCTAGCCGCAGGGTGCGGCAAACCGGGTCAGGCGGCACCGGGCCGGTCCACGGAGGAACCGGCCCGGCGGCCGGAGCGCGCGCCCTCCGGCCCGGCGGGGGCGGCACCGCGCGGGCCGGCCAGGCGGGTCGGTAAGGCAGGGCGGGGCGGTAAGGCAGGGCCAGGTGGTCAGGCCAGGTTCGGGATCGTCCAGTCGATGGGCTCGTGGCCCTGCTGCGCCACCGCCTCGTTGATCTGGGTGAACGGGCTGGAGCCGAAGAACTTCTTCGCCGAGAGCGGCGAGGGGTGCGCGCCCTTGACGACGATGTGCCGCGTCTCGTCGATGAGCGGGAGCTTCTTCTGCGCGTAGTTGCCCCACAGGACGAAGACGGCCGGGTCGGGCCGGTCGGCCACGGCGCGGATCACCGCGTCGGTGAACTTCTCCCAGCCCTTGCCCTTGTGCGAGTTCGCCTCACCGGAGCGAACCGTGAGGACCGCGTTGAGCAGCAGGACGCCCTGCTGCGCCCACGGCATCAGATACCCGTTGTCCGGGATCGGGGTGCCGAGCTCCTGCTGCATCTCCTTGTAGATGTTCCGCAGGGACGGCGGGGTCTTCACCCCGGGACGCACCGAGAAGCACAGGCCGTGCCCCTGGCCCTCGCCGTGGTACGGGTCCTGGCCGAGGACGAGCACCTTCACGCTGTCGTACGGCGTCGCCTCGAGCGCGGCGAACACCTCCTCGCGCGGCGGGTAGACGGGGCCGTTCGCCCGCTCCTCCTCGACGAACTCCATCAGCTCCTTGAAGTAGGGCTGCTGCAGTTCGTCGCCCAGAACCCCGCGCCAGGACTCGGGCAGCATGGCGATGTCGGTCACGTCAACGTCCTTCGTTGTGCGGTCACTTTCTCAGAGCACAGAACCTACAGGCGACCACTGACAACGGGACCACTGACGACGGGACCGCTGAGGGACCTCTGACGACGGGACCGCCGACGACGGGACGGGGACCGTCCCGACGGCACGGACTACCAGCTGGTCTTGCGGGACAGCTCCCACACCATCATGATCGTCGACGGGTCGAGGGCCCGCTCGCCGCCCGAGACGTCCTCGGACGAGGCGATGTACTGCTTGCCCTGCCACAGCGGCAGCAGCCGGGCGTCCCTGACGAGGATCTGCTGGGCCTCCTCGAAGTCCTTCGCCACGTTGGCGCGGTCGCTCACCTCGCGCGAGCGGGGCAGCAGCACCTGGGTGATCTCCCGCGCCGGGTAGGGAGTGCCGAGCGCGTTCTGGTCGCCCACGAAGGGGGCGATGAAGTTGTCGGCGTCGGGGAAGTCCGGCGCCCAGCCTCGCCCGAACACCGGGTACTCGCCCTTCTGGTAGCCCAGCACGTAGCTGTTCCAGGGGCGGTTCTTCAGGGTGACCGCGAACAGGCCGGAGGCCTCCAGCTGGCTCTTGAGCTCCTTGAACTCCAGGGCGGTGTCGGAGCCGTAGCGGTCGGAGGTGTACCAGAAGGTGAGCGGGACGGTCTCGTTGATCCCCGCGTCCTTGAGGATCTGGCGCGCCTTCTTGGCGTCGGGGTCGCCGAAGGAGTCGAAGAACCCGGTGGTGTGGCCGGTGAGACCGGCCGGGACCATGGAGTACAGCGGGTCGACGGTGTCCTTGTAGACCTTGTGGGCGATCGCGGCCCGGTCGACGACCTGGGCGATCGCGCGGCGCACGGCCAGCTTGTTCGACCACGGGTCCTTGGGGTTGAACACCAGGTAGTTGATGTTGCTGCCGGCGGCCTCGATGAGCTGCAGGCCCTCGTTGTCGCCGCCCTTGCGCCCGAGGTCGATGATGTCGTCGGCGGCGAGACCCTGGTAGGTGATGTCGATGTCCCTGGCGCGCAGGGCCTTGACCATCTTGCCGGAGTCCTGGAAGTAGCGGATGGTCACCGCGTCGTTCTTGCGCTCGGCGAAGCCCTTGTAGTTGTCGTTGCGCACCAGCACCGCCTGCTTGCCCTCTTCGTAGGACTGCAGCCGGTACGGCCCGGAGCCGACGATGCCGTCGTCCTTGCGCAGGGACTTCGCGGGGTAGTCGTCGGGGTCGACGATCGCCATGCCGGGGGTGGCGAGCACGAAGGGGAAGGTGGCGTCGGCCTTGTTGAGGCGGAAGACCACCTCGCGCTCGCCGTTCGCCTGGACGCTCTCCAGGGTGCCGAGCAGCCCGTTGGGCCCGGTGCTCGCGTTGATCGCCCTGATCCGGTCGATCGAGTACTTGACGGCTTTCGCGTCGAGCTTGTCGCCGTTGGAGAACGTGAGGCCCTCACGCAGTACGCACTTGTAGGTGCGGTTCGTGCTGTCCGTGAAGACGCACTCGGCGGCGTCCGCCTGGGGCGTCGTCGCACCCGTGGGATAGCTCAGCAGCGTCTGGTAGATGTTGCGGAACAGCTCCCAGGAGCCGTCCCAGGCCGCGGCGGGGTCCAGCGTGCTGGGCGCGCTGGTGGTGCCCACGACGATCGGTCCGGCATCGTCGGAGCTCTCCTCTCCCAGGAGGCTGCACCCGGCCACCAGGGATATGGACACGATTGCCGCCATTTGCTGCACGGATCGGTTCCGGTTGAACACGCGCACGCTCCTCGATCTGCCATGCCAAGGGTTGGCAGACCATACCGCAGCGCCGGGCGACGTGAACCCGCGCCCGTCGGGCGTTCTTGATCACTCTCGGTATGACGACGTTGTCATCCGCGTGTCCGCGATCCATATGTCCCTGAATACGACGACACGGGCACCGTTTCCGTCAGGGAAACGGCGCCCGTGGAAGAGCTCCCGCCCGGCCCGGGCGGGTCCGGCCGGCGTCGGTCTCAGCCCACGCCGGCGTTGAGGAAGATGCCCCCGTCGACGACGAGTGTCTGGCCGGTGATCCAGTCCGACTGCTCGGAGGTGAGGAACGCGGCGGTGCCGCCGATGTCGGAGGGCACCCCGAGCCGGGCCAGCGGGTAGGCGGCGGCCGCCTCCTCCTCGCGGCCCTCGTACAGCGCCTGGGCGAACTTGGTCTTCACCACGGCCGGGGCGATCGCGTTGACCCGCACGCGCGGCGCGTACTCGTGCGCCAGCTGGACGGTCAGGTTGATCATGGCGGCCTTGCTGATGCCGTAGGCGCCGATGAAGGGCGAGGCCGAGAGCCCGGCGACGGAGGCGATGTTGACGATCGCGCCGCCGTTGTCCTTCTGCCAGGCGTGCCAGGTCCGCTGGGCGAAGCCGAGCGCGGAGACCACGTTGGTCTCGAAGACCTTGCGGGCCACGTTCAGGTCGAGGTCGGCGATCGGCCCGAACACCGGGTTCGTGCCGGCGTTGTTGACCAGGAAGTCGACCCGGCCGAAGGCGGCCATGGTGCGCTCGACGGCGGCCGCCTGGTGCTCCTCGTCGTGCGCCTTGCCGGCGACGGCGATGACCCGGTCGGCGCCGAGCTTCTCGACGGCCTCCTTGAGGGCGTCCTCGCCCCGGCCGGTGATGCAGACCCGGTCGCCGCGGGCGACGAGCGCCTCGGCGACGCCGTAGCCGATGCCGCGGCTGGCGCCGGTGACGAGGGCGACCTTGCCGGAGAGTGCGGGCAGTTCAGTCATGTCGGTGATCCCCAGGTGTCCCTAGTGGGCGTTAGTCGAGCGGTCCGCCGGCGACGTACAGCACCTGGCCGGAGACGAAGCCCGCGGCCTCGTTGGTGAAGAAGGCGATCGCGTTGGCGATGTCGTCGGGCTCGCCGACGCGCGCGACCGGGATCTGGGTGGCGGCCGCGGCCTTGAACTCCTCGAAGCCCATGCCGACGCGGGCGGCCGTCGCGGCCGTCATGTCGGTGGCGATGAAGCCGGGGGCGACGGCGTTGGCGGTGATGCCGAACTTGCCGAGCTCGATGGCGAGGGTCTTGGTGAAGCCCTGCAGACCGGCCTTGGCGGCGGAGTAGTTGGCCTGGCCGCGGTTGCCGAGCGCCGAGGACGACGACAGGTTGACGACCCGGCCGAAGCCCGCGTCGACCATGTGCTTCTGGACGGCCTTCGTCATCAGGAACGAGCCGCGCAGGTGCACGTTCAGGACGGTGTCCCAGTCGGCGGCGCTCATCTT contains these protein-coding regions:
- a CDS encoding DinB family protein codes for the protein MTTQRTEPAQNADERTMLEGWLDYHRQTLAWKCEGLSDAQLRTASAPPSELSLMGLVRHMAEVERGWFRKVLVGDDPGPIYFSEDDPDGEFHLTEQDTWDHAHAVWQAEIEVARQNAAGFALDDLSHGKSRSTDEPFNLRWIYTHMIEEYARHNGHADLLRERVDGATGE
- a CDS encoding uracil-DNA glycosylase — protein: MTDIAMLPESWRGVLGDELQQPYFKELMEFVEEERANGPVYPPREEVFAALEATPYDSVKVLVLGQDPYHGEGQGHGLCFSVRPGVKTPPSLRNIYKEMQQELGTPIPDNGYLMPWAQQGVLLLNAVLTVRSGEANSHKGKGWEKFTDAVIRAVADRPDPAVFVLWGNYAQKKLPLIDETRHIVVKGAHPSPLSAKKFFGSSPFTQINEAVAQQGHEPIDWTIPNLA
- a CDS encoding ABC transporter substrate-binding protein, whose protein sequence is MAAIVSISLVAGCSLLGEESSDDAGPIVVGTTSAPSTLDPAAAWDGSWELFRNIYQTLLSYPTGATTPQADAAECVFTDSTNRTYKCVLREGLTFSNGDKLDAKAVKYSIDRIRAINASTGPNGLLGTLESVQANGEREVVFRLNKADATFPFVLATPGMAIVDPDDYPAKSLRKDDGIVGSGPYRLQSYEEGKQAVLVRNDNYKGFAERKNDAVTIRYFQDSGKMVKALRARDIDITYQGLAADDIIDLGRKGGDNEGLQLIEAAGSNINYLVFNPKDPWSNKLAVRRAIAQVVDRAAIAHKVYKDTVDPLYSMVPAGLTGHTTGFFDSFGDPDAKKARQILKDAGINETVPLTFWYTSDRYGSDTALEFKELKSQLEASGLFAVTLKNRPWNSYVLGYQKGEYPVFGRGWAPDFPDADNFIAPFVGDQNALGTPYPAREITQVLLPRSREVSDRANVAKDFEEAQQILVRDARLLPLWQGKQYIASSEDVSGGERALDPSTIMMVWELSRKTSW
- a CDS encoding SDR family oxidoreductase, which codes for MTELPALSGKVALVTGASRGIGYGVAEALVARGDRVCITGRGEDALKEAVEKLGADRVIAVAGKAHDEEHQAAAVERTMAAFGRVDFLVNNAGTNPVFGPIADLDLNVARKVFETNVVSALGFAQRTWHAWQKDNGGAIVNIASVAGLSASPFIGAYGISKAAMINLTVQLAHEYAPRVRVNAIAPAVVKTKFAQALYEGREEEAAAAYPLARLGVPSDIGGTAAFLTSEQSDWITGQTLVVDGGIFLNAGVG
- the fabG gene encoding 3-oxoacyl-ACP reductase FabG, producing MSTTEQRVAVVTGAARGIGAATAVRLAAEGRAVAVVDLDEAACKDTVEKITAAGGRAVAIGADVSDEAQVEAAVARIVDELGAPTILVNNAGVLRDNLLFKMSAADWDTVLNVHLRGSFLMTKAVQKHMVDAGFGRVVNLSSSSALGNRGQANYSAAKAGLQGFTKTLAIELGKFGITANAVAPGFIATDMTAATAARVGMGFEEFKAAAATQIPVARVGEPDDIANAIAFFTNEAAGFVSGQVLYVAGGPLD